Proteins encoded by one window of Agelaius phoeniceus isolate bAgePho1 chromosome 5, bAgePho1.hap1, whole genome shotgun sequence:
- the SYCP3 gene encoding synaptonemal complex protein 3 isoform X2, with protein MAPSGRKHGGKAGKPAQEDQTIPTFDFEEERKELSGSEEDIREGDIPVMDKHGKKRPLVTTHVAPDDVGGEVQNMLERFGADINKALLAKRKRLEMYTKASLKTSNQKIEHVWKTQQEQRQKLNHEFSQQFLTLFQQWDVDVQKAEEQEEKLANMLRQQQKVFQQARIVQSQRLKTIKQLYEQFLKSMEELEKSNENLLAGAQNELRKEMAMLQKKIMMDTQQQEMATVRKSLQSMLF; from the exons ATGGCACCATCAGGAAGAAAGCATGGAGGAAAAGCTGGTAAACCAGCACAGGAAGATCAGACCATACCTACTTTTGACTttgaggaggaaagaaaagaactgAGTGGATCAGAGGAAGATATTAGAGAAG GTGACATACCAGTAATGGACAAGCATGGAAAGAAAAGACCTCTGGTGACTACTCATGTGGCTCCAGATGATGTGGG GGGTGAAGTACAGAATATGTTGGAGAGATTTGGAG CTGACATTAACAAGGCTCTCTTAGCTAAGAGGAAACGATTAGAAATGTACACAAAAGCCTCACTCAAAACCAGTAACCAGAAGATTGAACACGTTTGGAAAACTCAGCAGGAGCAAAG GCAGAAGCTCAATCATGAGTTCTCCCAGCAGTTCCTGACTTTATTTCAGCAGTGGGATGTAGATGTGCaaaaggcagaggagcaggaagaaaaaCTTGCG AATATGCTTCGTCAGCAACAAAAGGTTTTTCAACAGGCAAGAATAGTTCAAAGTCAGCGACTGAAGACCATTAAGCAACTCTATGAGCAATTCTTAAAG AGCATGGAAGAGCTGGAGAAGAGCAATGAAAATCTTCTGGCCGGTGCCCAAAACGAACTTCGCAAGGAAATGGCGATGTTGCAGAAGAAGATTATGATGGACACT CAACAGCAGGAGATGGCAACTGTTCGCAAGTCTCTTCAGTCCATGTTATTCTGA
- the SYCP3 gene encoding synaptonemal complex protein 3 isoform X1, whose amino-acid sequence MSQIQYTVSVGKDLTMAPSGRKHGGKAGKPAQEDQTIPTFDFEEERKELSGSEEDIREGDIPVMDKHGKKRPLVTTHVAPDDVGGEVQNMLERFGADINKALLAKRKRLEMYTKASLKTSNQKIEHVWKTQQEQRQKLNHEFSQQFLTLFQQWDVDVQKAEEQEEKLANMLRQQQKVFQQARIVQSQRLKTIKQLYEQFLKSMEELEKSNENLLAGAQNELRKEMAMLQKKIMMDTQQQEMATVRKSLQSMLF is encoded by the exons ATGTCACAAATACAATATACTGTTTCAGTAGGAAAAGATCTCACCATGGCACCATCAGGAAGAAAGCATGGAGGAAAAGCTGGTAAACCAGCACAGGAAGATCAGACCATACCTACTTTTGACTttgaggaggaaagaaaagaactgAGTGGATCAGAGGAAGATATTAGAGAAG GTGACATACCAGTAATGGACAAGCATGGAAAGAAAAGACCTCTGGTGACTACTCATGTGGCTCCAGATGATGTGGG GGGTGAAGTACAGAATATGTTGGAGAGATTTGGAG CTGACATTAACAAGGCTCTCTTAGCTAAGAGGAAACGATTAGAAATGTACACAAAAGCCTCACTCAAAACCAGTAACCAGAAGATTGAACACGTTTGGAAAACTCAGCAGGAGCAAAG GCAGAAGCTCAATCATGAGTTCTCCCAGCAGTTCCTGACTTTATTTCAGCAGTGGGATGTAGATGTGCaaaaggcagaggagcaggaagaaaaaCTTGCG AATATGCTTCGTCAGCAACAAAAGGTTTTTCAACAGGCAAGAATAGTTCAAAGTCAGCGACTGAAGACCATTAAGCAACTCTATGAGCAATTCTTAAAG AGCATGGAAGAGCTGGAGAAGAGCAATGAAAATCTTCTGGCCGGTGCCCAAAACGAACTTCGCAAGGAAATGGCGATGTTGCAGAAGAAGATTATGATGGACACT CAACAGCAGGAGATGGCAACTGTTCGCAAGTCTCTTCAGTCCATGTTATTCTGA